In Streptomyces sclerotialus, the DNA window CCCAGACCGTCCTGACGGCCGCCGCCGCGGCCGGTGTGCACCGGGTGGTGCTGTGCACCTCCGCGATGGTCTACGGGGCGCTGCCCGACAACGACGTCCCGCTCTCCGAGGACGCCGAGCTGCGCGCCACCGCCGACGCCACCGGGGTCGGCGACCTCCTGGAGATCGAACGCCTCGCCCACCGAGCGCCGCGCGCCCACCCCGGACTGAACGTCACGGTGCTGCGCCCCACCGTCCTCGTGGGCGGCACCGACACCGCGCTCACCCGGTATTTCGAATCGCCGCGCCTCCTGGTCGTCGCGGGCTCCCGCCCCATGTGGCAGTTCTGCCACGTGGAGGACCTGGTCAGCGCACTGGAGTACGCGGCGCTGGAGAAGGTCGAGGGCGAACTCGCGGTCGGCTGCGACGGCTGGCTGGAGCAGGAGGAGGTCGAGGAGCTCACCGGCATCCGCAGGATGGAGCTGCCGTCCTCGGTAGCCCTGGGCGCCGCCGCCCGGCTGCACCGCATCGGGCTCACGCCGTCCCCCGCCGGCGACCTGGCGTACACCATGCACCCCTGGGTGGTCAGCGGCAGCCGGCTGCACGAGGCGGGCTGGCGGCCCCGGTGGACCAATGAGGAGGTGCTCGCGGAGCTCCTGGAGGAGGTCGCGGGGCGGCACACCGTGGCCGGGCGCCGGCTGGGCCGCAAGGACGCCACCGCGGCCGGTGCCGCGGGCGCGACCGTGGCCCTCCTGGGTACCGCAGCGCTCGTACGCCGTGCCCGTAAGGCCCGGCGGCGCCTCTGAAGGGCCGCTGCCGCCGTCCTGAAACGGACGGCCGGCGGCCGGTCGACTCCCCTCGGGCCACGCGTTCCCCGGGAGCGCCGGGAACCGTACGGAAGCGGCGGCTCCCTCCGGACGGCGGGAAGGCGTCGTCCGTACGCGGCGGTAGGACCCCTACGGTCTGGTAGGACCCTCCATACGGCGGTCGGTACACCAGGTGGAACAGCCATTCCCCCGCGCCGCGTCCGTGGGGCACGATGGGCGCATGTCTGGTACGAACCACCACCCGTCGCCGCGCCCCGACCACCCAGGTGAGCAGGGGGCGGCGGACCCGATCCGGCTGCTGGGCATTCGGGACACGCCGCTCTCCGTGGACGAGGTGTTCACGGCGGTAGGGGACGCCGCGTCCGGCGGGACCGCCCTGTTCGTCGGCACCGTCCGCTCGCACGACGGCGGCTCGGACGTCGACGGGCTCGGCTACTCCGCGCACCCGTCGGCCGAGGCGGAACTCCGCCGGGTCGCGGAGAAGGTGGCCGCGGACTTCCCCGTACGGGCGCTGGCCGCGGTCCACCGGGTGGGGGACCTGGCCATCGGGGACCTCGCCGTCGTCGTCGCGGTGTCCTGCCCGCACCGGGCGGAGGCGTTCGAGGCGTGCAGAAGACTCATCGACGACCTCAAGCACGAGGTGCCGATCTGGAAGCACCAGACGTTCTCGGACGGGACAGAGGAATGGGTCGGCGCGTAGCGCCGTCTTCTGGGGGTGGAGGTCGGGTGACGGGAGGGCGGGTCGGCGCGTAGTGCCGTCTTCTGGGGGTGGAGGTCGGGTGACGGGAGGGCGGGTCGGCGCGCAAGTGCCGTCTTCTGGGGGTGGAGGTCGGGTGACGGGAGGGCGGGTCGGCGCGTAGTGCCGTCTTCTGGGGGTGGAGGTCGGGTGACGGGAGGGCGGGTCGGCGCGTAAGTGCCGTCTTCCGGGGGGAGTGAAGGGCGGGTGGGGCCTGGTGGGTTTTTCCCCGTCCTCCGGGAACCTGAGCGACCCGAATGGCGTAAAGAAAGCGTGTAAGACGCATTCATGGGGCGCGCGGGGGCGGTGAGCCGCGCAGAAGTGGGTACGCGCCCTCCACGGGCGCCCCGCCGCAGACGCCCGTAGATCAGCCGGACAGCCGACAACGTCCTCCGGTTGCGTAACCCACCCCCGGGCATGAGCGTTGAGCTGTCGGCTGGTTAATCTGCTTATTCGTCGTTGCGGTTGTACAAGGGGTCGGGAGGCCGCTATGGGTGCGCTCCTCTGGTTGCTGATTCCGCTTCTCGCCGCGCTGGCCGCCACGGTGTGGAGCAGTTGGACCGTACGTAACCGCAAGTCCGGGGACGTCGCGGAGCTGGCCGGGTACGCCCGCTTCCGCGAGGCGATGGAGCGGTCCGAGGACCCGCGTCCGAAGGAGCATTCGGACGCGGCCTGAGCCGCCGGGCGGGCCGGGACCCGTACGGACGGCCCCGCGGGCCGCTTGTCATACCCGTCCCGTACTGTCGTTCCATGCCACGCCGGACCGCGACGCTCCTCGCCTCGACCCTCATGCTGATCGCACTGCTGTGCGCCGGAGTGCTGATCCCCGTGCCGTACGCGCAGATGACGCCGGGGCCGACGGTCAACACTCTCGGCGACCACGCCGGCGAGCCGGTGCTCCAGATCGACGGCCGCAAGACGTACCCGACGAGCGGTCACCTCAACATGACGACGGTCCGCGTCACCGGCCCCGACTACCGCATGAACCTCTTCGAGGCGGCGTACGGCTGGCTGGCGCACGACAGCGCCGTGGTGCCGCACAAGACGCTCTATCCGGACGACCAGACCGCCGAGCAGGCCGACCAGGAGAACGCCGAGGAGTTCAGCCAGTCCCAGGAGAGCGCCAAGGTGGCGGCCCTGAAGGAGCTGGACATCCCGGTGGACTCGCAGGTGGTGGTCGCCTCCGTCATGAAGGACACGCCGGCCGACGGGGCGCTGCACGCCGGTGACGTGATCAAGGCGGTGGACGGCAAGGCCGTGAAGCAGCCGGCCGACGTGGCGGGACTGGTCACCAAGCACAAGCCGGGCGAGAAGGTCACCTTCACGCTGATCCCGGCCAAGGAAGCGGCCGCGGCGGAGAAGAAGGGCAAGAAGCCGACGGGTGGCCGCGAGGTCTCGCTGACGACGAAGAAGGCCACCGACGGCCGGGCGATCGTCGGCATCCAGGCCGGGCTCGACCACACCTTCCCGTTCGACATCGACATCAAGCTCGCCGACGTCGGCGGTCCGAGCGCGGGGCTGATGTTCGCCCTCGGGATCGTCGACAAGCTCACGCCCACCGATCTGACCGGCGGG includes these proteins:
- a CDS encoding YlbL family protein, whose translation is MPRRTATLLASTLMLIALLCAGVLIPVPYAQMTPGPTVNTLGDHAGEPVLQIDGRKTYPTSGHLNMTTVRVTGPDYRMNLFEAAYGWLAHDSAVVPHKTLYPDDQTAEQADQENAEEFSQSQESAKVAALKELDIPVDSQVVVASVMKDTPADGALHAGDVIKAVDGKAVKQPADVAGLVTKHKPGEKVTFTLIPAKEAAAAEKKGKKPTGGREVSLTTKKATDGRAIVGIQAGLDHTFPFDIDIKLADVGGPSAGLMFALGIVDKLTPTDLTGGNFVAGTGTIDDKGEVGPIGGISMKIVAARDKGAEYFLTPKDNCATAAKDTPDGLRLVKVNTMHDAMQALTKIRKGDTKDLPSCTPAARS
- a CDS encoding SDR family oxidoreductase, whose product is MSSPDPTVRAARNTAADPEKTPDTTVAAAASPQHRPVVAVTGAASGIGALLTRALTESDEIKRVVAIDERRGDEEGADWHVLDVRDPAIAEKLRGADVVVHLALDLDLETDPAARTAYNVRGTQTVLTAAAAAGVHRVVLCTSAMVYGALPDNDVPLSEDAELRATADATGVGDLLEIERLAHRAPRAHPGLNVTVLRPTVLVGGTDTALTRYFESPRLLVVAGSRPMWQFCHVEDLVSALEYAALEKVEGELAVGCDGWLEQEEVEELTGIRRMELPSSVALGAAARLHRIGLTPSPAGDLAYTMHPWVVSGSRLHEAGWRPRWTNEEVLAELLEEVAGRHTVAGRRLGRKDATAAGAAGATVALLGTAALVRRARKARRRL
- a CDS encoding molybdenum cofactor biosynthesis protein MoaE, whose translation is MSGTNHHPSPRPDHPGEQGAADPIRLLGIRDTPLSVDEVFTAVGDAASGGTALFVGTVRSHDGGSDVDGLGYSAHPSAEAELRRVAEKVAADFPVRALAAVHRVGDLAIGDLAVVVAVSCPHRAEAFEACRRLIDDLKHEVPIWKHQTFSDGTEEWVGA